TTTCGGGGTATGTTAGAGCTCGTCAATTGGAGAATGCCCGGAAACTGTTTGACATAATGCCCAATAAAGGTTGTGTCTCTTATACTACAATGATAATGGGTTTtgttcaaaatggattttttaGTGAAGCTCTGGAGGTTTTTAAGGATATGAGGTCTCATGGTGTCGTCCCAAATGATTTGACTTTGGTTAATGTGATATCTGCTTGCTCGCATTTAGGTGATATTTTAAACTGTCGGATGATTCATGGTTTGGTTGTTAAATTGTTTGTTGAGGGGTTGGTTATTGTTTCGACGAATTTGATGCACGCGTATTGTCTTTGTTTGGGTGTAACGGAAGCGAGAAggttgtttgatgaaatgcctgaaaGGAATTTGGTTACGTGGAATGTGATGTTGAATGGGTATGCAAAGACAGGCCTTGTTTACGAGGCCAGGGAGTTGTTTgagggaatttctgataaagatGTGGTTTCTTGGGGGACGATGATTGATGGTTATATCCAAAAGGGTTGTTTGTTTGAAGCTTTGGAGGTTTATCGTGCAATGATGCGAACTGGACATGGACCTAACGATGTCATGCTTGTGAATTTGGTTTCAGCGTGTGGTCGTAAGGCTGCAATTGTTGATGGTTGTCAGTTGCATGGAACAGTTGTTAAGAGAGGCTATGATTGTTATAATTTTATACAGACTACAATCATCCATTTTTATGCAGCTTGTGGGATGATGGACCTTGCTTGTTTGCAATTTGAAGTGGGTGTAAAGGATCACTTAGAATCATGGAATGCTCTCATTGCCGGATTCATAAAAAAAGGAATGATTGACCAAGCAAGGAaaatgtttgatgaaatgcctgcaAGAGATGTTTTTTCATGGAGTACCATGATTTCTGGCTATGCACAAACCGAGCAGCCCAAAATAGCTATTGAACTCTTCCATAAAATGGTAGCCAGTGGGATCAAACCAAACGAAGTTACCATGGTGAGCGTATTCTCTGCAGTTGCCACATTAGGTACATTGCAGGAAGGAAGATTGACCCATGAATACATGCGTAAAGAATCCATTCCTTTCAATGACAATTTACGTGCTGCTATGATAGATATGTATGCAAAATGTGGGAGCATCAACACTGCCCTTCAATTTTTCAATCAGATTCGAGATGAAGTCTATACTGTGTCACCATGGAATGCAATTATATGTGGGTTAGCCTCACATGGACATGCAAGTATGTGCCTAGAGGTTTTTTCTGATATGCAGAGGTGTCATATTAAACCGAATCCAATTACATTTATCGGTGTACTAAGTGCTTGTTGCCATGCCGGTTTAGTGGAGCCTGGACGGAGAATATTCAAAAGCATGAAGAGTGCATATAATGTTGAACCAGATATTAAAcattatggttgtatgattgatCTTTTGGGTAGAGCAGGGCTAttagaagatgctgaggaaacaATAAGGAGCATGCCAATGGAGGCTGACATTGTGATATGGGGAACTTTATTAGCAGCATGTAGAACTCATGGAAATGTCAACATAGGAGAGAGGGCTGCAGAGAATTTGGCTCGGTTGGCACCGTCTCACGGCGGAGGAAAAATTCTCCTATCGAACATATACGCAAATGCGGGCAGGTGGGAGGATGTATCAGTAGTAAGAAATGTCATGCAGAGTCAGACAATGGAGAGAGAGCCTGGCTGCAGCGGCGTTGTCAGGTAGTTAAAAGAGGTTCAATGCGttcacattttttatttatgtaaGGATGAAGATGCTGATACAAACGAGGAAGTTGTATAGTCAAGAATGGTGTCTTAGAAACAGTATCACGATAATTCGGTCCTGTTACGGTCTATATTTAAAATAGTTGTCAAGATCATAGATACACGTTTGTATCAGCATCTTATGAATGATGGCTGTAATTGAGTTTGAACAGGATTTAGAGTTGATGGTATTAGAAATTTCCTTCCTAGCTTTCAATTCATTTAGAATTTAAAGAAccaattctatttatttattccaGAAGTTACCTGTTTTCACACAAATCTAAATTCTGTGGTTGACAATTGACattatgtttctgttttgaaGAATACTCATATCTGCTGCCAACATGCAGTTCAAATTTGAAGGGCTACTAATTAGTCGCCCTTAAATTTAGTGACCtacttacaaaaataaataatttttttaaaatttcaatataaaattaattacaacaatatttacttatttttaatatttgtaaaAATGTCAAAGAGCCGCATACTTGAAAAGTTGTTTTTATTGTGTTCCAAATTAAGtttagatttatttatttaaaaaacagtatattttctcaagtttttaaaattaatccttttgaaaaataattgacttattaaaactaaaataataataataatttttgtcATGTGATGACAGTATAAATAAAAATGCCTCTATAAGGGGTGTTTAGTATTAGCTAGAGCTTGTCTTCCCTTAAAATATTCATTATATAGAGAGCTCTTCTTGTTAAACATCGTTGAAAATaatgttaagaaaaacataaatttGCTTTCTTCCATGTGTTTTCAAACATGGTTGCAGAATGTTCACCTGCCTTTCAAGTGGGTTCCTCTTAAGGAAATAAaatcaacttttatttttttaacttgaAATCTCACTCTTCAATAAAAACGAGAGAacaacttttcttttttattttagattaaatgtttttttattaagtgttaagGTCCGACTGCATGTTTTAGGAAAAGTTCTTATTATTTAaaagattattttttttattagagcACAATTTTACATCAACTATAAGAACAATTCTTAGTCGAATTTAATTGGGCACTTGAGAAAGACAATGATCGTTACAAAGGAGAAGGTGAATGCGGCCCTTGGGGATGGTTCAACACATACACTCCCCTGAATACTTCAAGGAGAAATTTGGAAAGAATGTACAAATATCAAGTTCAAGGAGGTAAGGGTAAGGAATTCGTATTCGATGGAGAAATTTGGAAAGAATGTACAAATATCAAGTTCAAGGAGGTAAGGGTTAGGAATTTGTATTCGATCAGACAATTTTCCCAAACGGACAAGTCCAAGAAATGACAGATGATTTAGTACACTAGAGATGATAAAAAAGGCCGAGGAAGCCAGAAAGATTCATCAAAGAA
This sequence is a window from Vicia villosa cultivar HV-30 ecotype Madison, WI unplaced genomic scaffold, Vvil1.0 ctg.004221F_1_1, whole genome shotgun sequence. Protein-coding genes within it:
- the LOC131641889 gene encoding pentatricopeptide repeat-containing protein At5g19020, mitochondrial-like yields the protein MFIPASLRLKLSPTSLTFLLRQLSSSTPTKPTSPQHFILIFSNARQHQNHAECELALVSALKSCSSLSLSSQGRQIHSLAVKLGLHSNTFVHNSLINMYTKCGSIRDARILFDGFTTLDSVSCNIMVSGYVRARQLENARKLFDIMPNKGCVSYTTMIMGFVQNGFFSEALEVFKDMRSHGVVPNDLTLVNVISACSHLGDILNCRMIHGLVVKLFVEGLVIVSTNLMHAYCLCLGVTEARRLFDEMPERNLVTWNVMLNGYAKTGLVYEARELFEGISDKDVVSWGTMIDGYIQKGCLFEALEVYRAMMRTGHGPNDVMLVNLVSACGRKAAIVDGCQLHGTVVKRGYDCYNFIQTTIIHFYAACGMMDLACLQFEVGVKDHLESWNALIAGFIKKGMIDQARKMFDEMPARDVFSWSTMISGYAQTEQPKIAIELFHKMVASGIKPNEVTMVSVFSAVATLGTLQEGRLTHEYMRKESIPFNDNLRAAMIDMYAKCGSINTALQFFNQIRDEVYTVSPWNAIICGLASHGHASMCLEVFSDMQRCHIKPNPITFIGVLSACCHAGLVEPGRRIFKSMKSAYNVEPDIKHYGCMIDLLGRAGLLEDAEETIRSMPMEADIVIWGTLLAACRTHGNVNIGERAAENLARLAPSHGGGKILLSNIYANAGRWEDVSVVRNVMQSQTMEREPGCSGVVR